AGCTTCAAGATTGATGATTTCAGCAGCAGCATCTGCAACTGTTGGAAAAGTATTGGATAGCAGATTAAGGTAGCGTTCTTCGTTTGTGCTCATAGTTCAAGGATTGTAAGTAATTGGTTAAATTTCTAAATGTTTTGTTATTTGTTCGCGTATTTTGCGCGTAATAGAATTCTCTGTTGGCTGACATGGCATAAATCCTTCATCCAGTCCTGTCTGTTCTTGAACAACAGGAAGTATTGCTTGCAGGAAAACGTCTAATTTCTCAGCGCTTAGTTGTTGCATTAGTATATCATCTTCTACATCATCACGCCGTAAAGCTTGGTTAAGTTCGACAAGTGGTAGAAGTGATAGCTGATGCTGTTGAAACAATTCATAAATGTTGTTTATGATGTCAACCAATGGTATTGTACCCATCGGTTTAGGTTTTTTATAGAGCGTCGGTAAGTAAATGGGAGAACTTTCTATAGCAGGTATGTTGATACGTAGCACAAATAGTCCTTGTTGTACATATGATGCTATACCTTCCTGATGTGCATAGATTAGAAGATGATGCCAATTTACCGAGGATGATTCGAATGGTTTCACCCAACGCTCATCTTGCGTGATGGCTGCCTTAATGAGCGTTCGAAGAGCATTGCGAGTATTAGTGTCCATTAGCTCTAACACGTTAGAATCCATCACCTGACGATATATTATCTGATGACTATTTACCAAATTGTCTGTGGTCGTGGTTCGAGTGATGATAGGATTTGCAACAGTTTCTATGCGTGTGTTCCAATTCAGCTTACGTAGGTTTTCAGCTTCCATAGGACTTCTTGCAATAATTGTATATGCATGAGATACGAGTTGCTGGAGTTTTCTAAGATAGAGCGATTTAGTGGTTTTAGCACCATCTATTTCCCATGGCTGTAACTGTCCATGAGGCGTTAGTACAATACGAATACCTTGGAGACGCGCCCATAAGCAGGCGTTCGTTATATCCTCATTCAGACAGCCATGTTGATGAACAATAACTGGATGTTGTTCAGTACATAGCTGCCTGAGTGCTTTAGGATCATCTGTTTGAAGTGCTTCATCATTACCTACAAGCATACTTACATACTGTACGATTGAAGGTGATTTAGGAGGATAAATATGAAGCACTTTCATAAGAAATACTTTTATGAGTTAATTTAATACTTTGTCAAGACCTATTATAATAGTTCATCGCTAGTATATCCCATTGGCAACTGTCGGCAATTGTAGCCTGAAGCCATAATCTCACCATATGCTCCAGTAGAACGGATGGCCAGATAATCACCACGATGAGTTGTATTCAAATCTATTTGTTTGGCAAAGACATCTGTTGACTCACAAATGGGGCCTACGACATCGTACGTTTCATTAACATCATCGCTCGAGATGTTCTCAATCTTATGATATGCTTGATAAAGAGCAGGACGAATAAGGTCGGTAAAACCAGCGTCAACAATAGCGAACTGCTTTTGAGCGCCCTTCTTAATATATAAGGTACGCGTAATAAGTGAGCCACATTGTGCCACAACAGCACGGCCTAACTCAAAATGGAGTGTTTGACCAGGACGCAGTTTGAGCTTTTTGGCATAAGTGTCGAAATAGGCTTTGAAGTCGGGTATAGGAACTCTATTTGGATGCTGATAGTCAATACCAAGCCCACCGCCCACGTTGATATGTTCTACACGAATATGATGACTTTCCAATTGTGTCTGCAGTTCATTGATGCGATTACAAAGTGCCTGGAAATCACCCATGTCGAGAATTTGTGAGCCTATATGGAAATGTAGTCCCACAAACTTTACATGTTCCATCTGTGAAGCCAATTCGATAACTGTCTCCATGTCACGCATGGCAATGCCAAACTTGTTTTCTGCAAGGCCTGTAGTGATGTTGGCATGTGTATGAGCACCAACATTAGGATTCAGACGGAAAGCTATGCGAGCAACCTTACCTTTCTGACCGGCAAGTTCATTAATGATCTCCAACTCGGGAATACTTTCGACATTGAAGCAGAAAATATCATTATCGAGTCCAAGATTAATTTCCCAGTCGCTTTTACCTACGCCAGCATAAACGATCTTGTCGTTTGAGAAACCGGCTTTCAATGCTGCCTCAACTTCTCCGCCACTTACGCAGTCGGCACCAAGACCAGCTTCGCGGATATAGCGAAGAATTTTGGGGTTAGCATTAGCCTTAATGGCATAATGAACAATAAAGCCTTCATGCTTGCTGGCTTCATCATTGATGGCACGGAGTGTTGTGCGCAACAACTCCGTGTCATAATAATAGAAGGGGGTTCGCAATTTTGCAAACTTATTCAAAGGAAATACACCTTTCATCTGTGTTATGTTTGTGTTGTTTGTTTATTTAATTGTTGAATAGGGTGTCACTCAGCATTTGTAGAGCACGCTTCTTGTCTTCCTCACGAATCAGGAATGAGATGTTATAGTTAGAACCGCCATAGCTGATCATGCGAACAGGAATACTCTTCATTGCTTCGAGTACACGTGTTTCAAAGCCAATATTTGACCAATCAAGGTCGCCTACTACGCATATTATACACATTCCGGTATCTACTGTGACTGTACCGTACTTTTTCAATTCATCCACAATTTCGCCGAGATGGGCCGAGTTGTCGATAGACATTGAAACGCCAACTTCAGATGTACATACCATATCAATAGGAGTCTGATAGCTTTCAAAAATTTCGAAAACTTTACGTAAGAAGCCTGTGGCAAGAAGCATTCGACTTGACTTGATTTTGATGGCAATGATATTATCTTTAGCAGCCACAGCTTTGATCTTTCCATATTCGGTAGTGTTGCTGATGGTTGTTCCTTCTGCTTCAGGATCCATTGTGTTCAGTAAGCGGACAGGAATACCTGCATATTTAGCAGGTTGAACGCAAGTTGGATGCAGAATTTTTGCTCCAAAATAAGCTAACTCGGCAGCTTCCTCAAAGTGCAGCTGATGTACAGGTGATGTTTTATCAACTACGCGAGGGTCGTTGTTGTGCATACCGTCGATGTCTGTCCATATTTGAATTTCTTCGGCATTAATGGCTGCGCCAATGAGTGATGCTGTATAGTCACTACCTCCACGCTGCAGATTATCTATCTCACCATATGCATTACGGCAGATGAATCCTTGAGTGATGTACACCTGGTGTTGTCCTTCCTTTTCAAGAATAGCGGTAAGTTTCTCCTTAATATAAATAGGATCAGGTTCGGCATTCTTGTCGGTACGCATAAAGTCGAGTGCATTGAGTAATACCGCATCGATGCCTTGTTGGCGCATATAGTTGACAACCATATTGGTTGACATCATTTCGCCTTGAGCAACAATACTTTTTTCCTCGAAACTTGTAAAAAGTTCTTTGGTAAACGAACGCAGATATTGGAACTCCTCACGCAAAAAATCAGCAGTCTGCTGCTTAATTTCCTCTACCGTGTATAGTTCATCCAAATGACGCTGATATTTCTGCTCCAAGCGATTGATTACTTCATTTGCGCCATCTGCATTTTTCTTGTAAAGATAATCAGAAATCTCTACCAAAGAGTTCGTTGTGCCCGACATGGCCGAGAGGACCACGAATACAGGCTGTCCAGACTTGGTGACTAATTGAGTCACTTCTTGCATTCTTTGTGGCGAACCTACTGAAGTTCCGCCAAATTTCATTACTTTCATAGTCTATTATATTTTTATGTTATTTACTGATTCTATTTTTATAAAATTAGTCTTCCTCAGCAATTATCATGTTGTTGTAATCGCCAGTTACTTCTTCAACCTTTCCGTTTTGACATTTATAGACAATTCCAGGATATTTGTCGAGTAGTGGAATGTTATGAGTGGTCATGATAACAGCTGTTCCTGATTGTGAAATCTCACGAAGAAGTTCCATAATGTTTGTGGCAGTCTCTGGGTCGAGATTACCAGTTGGCTCGTCTGCCACAATCATCTTAGGACTGTTCAATAAGGCGCGTGCAATTGCCACACGCTGTTGCTCGCCTCCAGATAGTTCGTGAGGAAGACAGAGCATTTTGTCTTTCATGTCAACTAAGGTCAGTACCTCTTCAATACGGTCATCAACCTCACTCTTTTTCCATCCCGTAGCTCTAAGAACAAAACGTAGGTTCTTATATACAGTCCGGTCGGCCAGTAACTGAAAGTCTTGAAACACAATACCCATCTGTCTTCGTAATGTGGGAATATCTCTGCGCCTCAGCGTTTTCAGGTTCGTACCTAATACTGTGGCCTCGTCCGCTTCATCAACGTCAAGTTCAAAGTAGATAGTTTTGAGAAGAGATGATTTTCCTGAACCAACACGGCCAATAAGATAGACAAATTCACCTTCATCGACCTTGAAGTTAACATCTCTTAGAACTGTTGATCCGTCTTGCTGACAAATAGTAGCATTCTTATATTCTACTAACATATTGCTTCTTTTTATTTATTCCATAGTTCCTTCGGCCTTTGCTTTGCGACGTTGAGCATCCCATGAAGGATCGTGACGTCGGTGAAGTTCTTCGGCAAGGTCTTCAATGCGCAGTCCTTTGCTGGTGAGTAGTACGATGAGATGGTAGAGCATGTCAGAGGCTTCGTAAACGAGGTGCTCTTTGGTGCCGTTTGTTGCTTCAATTACGGTCTCAAGTGCTTCCTCACCAACTTTCTGTGCCATCTTGTTCACACCATCTTTGAACAATTTAGTAGTGTAGCTTCCCTCAGGCATTTGTTCATGACGCTTTTCGATAAAATCTTGTAGTTCTGAGAGAAAAGCGATATTATTGTCGTTATTATCTTCACCCCAACACGTATCGGTTCCTGTGTGGCATGTAGGTCCGTGAGGAATGGCTTTAACAAGGAGCGTGTCATTATCGCAATCAACCTTTATACTCACTAAATCAAGAAAATTGCCAGACGTTTCACCCTTGGTCCACAGACATTGACGGCTACGGCTCCAAAAAGTCACCTTTTTTGTGTCTAGTGTTTTTTGGAAGGCCTCTTCATTCATGTATCCCAGCATGAGTACATTTTTAGTATTTGCGTCTTGGATAATGGCAGGGACAAGACCGCCGCATTTGTTGAAATCTATGTTCATTTTCTTTATCTGTTACTTGTAAATGAATGATATGCTATTTAATAAGAATACTACAACTTCTGGCCATTACAATTAATACTTTAAGTATTTGATTAGAATACTCTCAGTATTTCATTGAAACAACCGGAGCGTTTGGCTAAAACGTTTTTAAACTCTAATGTCAACTCCTTCATTACGAAGATACATTTTCAGTTCAGGTATAGGAATCTCACCAAAGTGGAAAACACTGGCGGCAAGGGCTGCATCTGCATGACCGATTTTAAAAGCATCAAGAAAATGCTCTTTTTTTCCGGCTCCGCCACTGGCAATAATGGGTATAGAAAGCGAGTCGGCCAATTGGGCTAGTGCCTCGTTGGCATATCCGTTCTTTACGCCGTCATGATCCATACTTGTAAAAAGAATCTCACCTGCTCCTCGTTCTTGTGCCTCGTGTGCCCATTCGAATAGGCCACGTTCGGTTCGCTCACGCCCACCTTTCAGATAGCAATGCCAGCCATCTTCATCGAAGCGAGCGTCTATAGCGCAGACACATACCTGACTACCAAAGCGTTCTGAAATTTGTTCTATTAGTTCTGGATGACGAATCGCTGCGCTGTTTACACTTACTTTGTCTGCACCTGCATATAAAAGACGCTCAACATCTGATAATTCGTTGATACCTCCACCTACGGTGAAAGGGATATTGATTTCCTTTGCCACGCGGGTTACCATATCAGTAAATGTTTTACGTCCTTCAAATGATGCTGTGATATCTAAAAATACCAATTCGTCTGCCCCTGCCTTACTATATGCTTTGCCAAGTTCAACGGGATCACCTGCACTACGCAGGCCTACAAAATTCACACCTTTTACTGTTTCTCCGTTCTTAACGTCCAAACAAGGAATTATGCGTCGTGCCAGTGCCATAGTTCGCTTAAATTAATTCGTCCTTCATAAATGGCTTTTCCAAATACTACGGCAGGAATACCTGCTGCATCGAGTGACTCTATATCTGCCTGAGAACTTACGCCACCGCTGGCTATTAAGTGCAACTGGGGATAGGCTCGCATCACTTCTGTATAGAGCTGAATGGCCGGACCGCTAAGGGTTCCGTCTTTCGAAATTTCTGTGCAGAGCACATTCTTAACGCCCATCGAAATGTATTTCTCAAGAAAGGGTAGGAGGGCTTCGTTAGAATCCTCTTTCCATCCGTTGATACTGATGACCCCGTTTCGTACATCAGCTCCTAAAATAATTCGCTCAGGTCCATATTTATTTATCCATTCTTCAAGCAGATGAGGATAGGTTACCGCTACAGATCCAACCGTTACCATTGAAGCACCGGCACCAAAAGCTTTCGCCAAATCGTCCTCAGTTTTGATTCCACCACCAAAATCAACAATGAGATTCGTATTTGATGTGATTTCGGATAATACTCGATCGTTTACTATATGCTTTGACTTGGCACCATCCAAATCGACTACATGCAAGCGCTTGAACCCTAAATCTTCAAACTCCTTTGCTACATCTGCGGGAGAGTTCCTGTAAACGGTCTTCTGATCATAGTCGCCTTTGGTTAGGCGTACACACTGACCGTCTATTATATCAATTGCGGGTATAAGTTCTATTTGTTTCATAATGAAAGAAAGTTCTTTAGAATCTGTTCGCCCACACTACCACTCTTTTCTGGATGAAATTGAGTAGCATAGAAATTGTCTTTGTGTAAGGCAGCACTATAAGGATGAATATAGTCTGCTGTGGCAATGGTTTCTTCGCAAAGAGGTACATAATAACTGTGAACGAAGTAAACATAATTACCTTCTATACCTTTCATTAATGGCGACGTAGTGTTAAATAGTCGATTCCATCCCATGCAAGGAACTTTATCTTCATGACGAATGGGGCAGAATCGCTTCACCTCAGCATTGAATATACCTATACAGTCGACATCTCCTTCCTCAGAATGCTTGCAAAGAAGCTGTTGACCTACACAGATTCCCAATACAGGCTGCTTTAGTGAACAGATTACTTCGTCTAATTTGCGCGCCTTCAGATATTCCATAGCGCCACGTGCTTCACCTTGACCGGGAAATAATACACGGTCTGCTTTCTGTAGGGCTTCGGCATCATCTGTTAGTATTGGATCAATCCCCAATCGACTGAGGGCATTGACAACAGAATAGATATTGCCGGCATTGTATTTTACAATAGCTACGTTCATAACTATACTTAGCTGAAGATAATCGTTTTGTTCTTGTAAGTAAGAATCTTGCGCTGAATATGCTTTGCCACTGCATGTGAAAGCACAATCTTTTCCAAATCTTTTCCTTTGAGTACTAAGCTCTCAGGAGTGTCCTTATGTGTAATACGAGTGACGTCTTGTTCTATTATTGGGCCTGCATCCAACTCTGCTGTAACATAGTGACTGGTAGCACCAATAATCTTTACGCCTCTTTCCCATGCTTGATGATAAGGCTTAGCACCGATAAAGGCTGGAAGAAAAGAATGGTGAATATTGATAATGTGATGAGGGTAGGCTGCAATCATCTCGTCACTGATAATCTGCATGTAACGTGCTAAAACAATAAAGGAAATATCTTCATTCTTTAACAGCTCCATCTCAGCTCTCTCAACTTCAGCTTTGTTGGAATGGTCTTTCTTAATACTCCATACATAATAAGGAATACCAAACTGTTCGGCTACATAGCGAAGGTCTTCATGGTTGGATACAATACATGGTATGTCAACATCGAATTCGCCTGCTTTCCATCGTGCCAGCAAGTCATAAAGGCAATGACTCATCTTACTAACAAATATGGCCATTCGTGGACGCTTGTCGCTATAGTATAGACTGAATTTCATTTTGTAGCGCTGCGCGTAAAGCGTTGTAATATACTCGTAAAGCTTTTCGCGAGGAATAAGAAAACCCTCCAGTTCCCATTCGATACGCATGAAAAACATTCCGTCGAGTTTGTCGACATACTGGTCAAGATAGACAATGTTACCCTTATTGTCTGTGATAAATTTTGTCACTTCCGAAATGATCCCCTGTTGGTCAGGGCAGTGCAGAAGCAAGATAGCGGTTGGTTTCATTATATATACATTATTATATAAGTCCGTTTTGAGCTGCAAAGGTACATAAATTCATTTTAAATCGTAAACTTTTTTTTGAATAATCGTTCTTATTTTGCTGATTTTTTGCCGTTTTTCAGTACCTTTGCATTGTAATTCAATAAAAATACTAAATGACTGTTGATAAAATAGATATTCAAGAGGGTAGGGAGTCGTCTTACCGTCGTTTGGTGAGACCGCGCATGATGGACGAATTGAAAAAAGGTATTTTGCGGCAAATTGCAGTAAAAAGAAAATATAGGAACCCTAATTATAACGCTCGGAAATTGGCAGAAGATTTGCAGACGAATGTTCGTTATATTTCGGCTGTGGTGCGTGTGCAGTTTCATATGAATTACTCGTCATTTGTTAATAAGTATCGCGTAGAGGAAGCAAAGTCTATACTTGCGGATCAACGTTATTTTGATTTGAAATTGGAAGATGTCGGTGATATGGTAGGGTTCGCTCATCGTCAGTCTTTTTATGCTGCCTTTCAAAAATACACAGGTATGACTCCAAAAGCCTACCGTAATCATTATTTGGATAACGAAAATCAGATATAATATTTAAAGATATGACAATTGATAATTTTAGATATGTTGATGAGCGATTTGCTGATTTGCAAATGCTTCGCTATAGGCTTAATGGTTTTGAGAAACTTACGATTGATGAGAAAAAGTATATATACTGTCTAGCTAAGGCATCACTTTTTGGGCGAGATATAACATTTGATCAGTTTGGTGCCTATAATTTGCGCATTCGTAAAGTACTCGAGCTTATCTATACCGATGCTTCAATTGATCATGATACTGAGGAGTTCAGACAGCTGGAAATTTACTTGAAACGATTATGGTTTTCTAATGGTATTTATCATCATTATGGAAGCTTGAAATTCGTTCCAGGGTTTTCAAAGGGTTACTTTAGTAAATGTTTGTATTGCGTTGATCCTAAAAGACTTCCTTTGTCAGACAAACAAACTGTTAAAGCTTTACTTGAAGAGCTGATTCCTGTGATTTTTGATAAAGATTATCTGTCCAAACGGGTAAATAAAACGGATGGAGAAGATTTGGTTAAAACATCAGCATGTCACTTCTATGAAGGCGTAACTCAACAAGAGGCTGAAGATTTTTACAATACACAAAAAAGTTCATACATAAATGAGCCCGAGCCTCCTTCTTTCGGTTTGAATAGTACCTTGGTGAAATCGGAAGATGGAACTTTGTATGAAGATGTTTGGAGTATTAAAGGCCGTTATGGAAAAGCGCTTTCTCAGATTGTGTTTTGGTTGAATAATGCTAAGCAATATGCAAATTCTGATGAGCAAAAGAGTATTATTTCTAGTTTAGTTAGTTACTATGAAACAGGTGACTTACAATATTTCAATGACTATTGTAAGAAATGGGTGTCGTGTTTAGACGGAAAAGTCGATTTTATCAATGGCTTCATTGAAGTATATGGTGATCCTTTAGGATTAAAGGGTACTTGGGAAGGACTCGTAGAATATGTTGATGAGGAAGCTACTCGTCGTACTCAACTCATTAGCGATAATGCCCAGTGGTTTGAAGATAATTCACCAGTTGAGAGTCGTTTCCGTAAAAAGGTTGTTAAGGGCGTTTCTGCAAAAGTGATTTGTGCAGCTATGTTAGGTGGAGATGAATATCCATCAACGGCTATTGGCATAAATTTGCCTAATGCTGACTGGATACGTGCTGAATACGGCTCAAAGAGTATTACAATTTCTAATATCACAGATGCTTACACTAAAGCCGCTAAAGGAAATGGCTTTCGCGAGGAGTTTGTGATTGACAGCGATACATTAAGTATGATAGAGCATTATGCTGATACGCTGGACAATCTTCATACCGACCTACATGAATGTTTGGGGCATGGTAGTGGTCAATTGCTTCAAGGTGTAGATCCTGACGCTTTGAAAGCATATGGAAATACAATAGAGGAAGCACGTGCAGATTTGTTCGGATTATACTATATAGCTGATCAGAAAATGGTTGAGCTTGGACTCGTTCCGAATTCCGAAGCTTACAAAGCTCAGTACTACACCTATATGATGAATGGTTTAATCACTCAGTTAGTTAGAATTGAACGCGGTTGTAATATTGAAGAAGCCCATATGCTGAATCGGGCATTAATAGCTCATTGGTGTCTTGAAAATGGAACTGCGATGAGACTTGTAAAGAAAGCAGGGAATACTTATTTGGAGATAAGTGATTATTGCCAATTGAGAGAGTTGATTGCAAAACTATTAGCTGAGGTACAACGAATAAAAAGTGAAGGCGACTTTATGGCTGCTCGTCAGTTGGTGGAACAATATGCTGTTAAAGTTGATGCAGATCTACATGATGAAGTTTTGCATCGCTATGAAAAATTAAATTTAGCTCCATATAAAGGCTTCTTGAATCCGATGCTTCTACCGCAATATGACGCTAGGGGCGAAATAGTCGATATCGTTCCTTACTATGGTGAAAGTCTTGCTCAGCAAATGCTGCGTTATAGCTCCGAATATGGGACTTTGATATAAGTTAATGACACATTGACTAAAATGTGAGAAATAATGGATAAAGATATACACAAGGAAGTACAAGAAATTAAGCGTTCGTTTCGGCTGATTATGGATGGGGTTATGGCCTCATCTATGCGTAGTAAAGGTTTGCAATATAAATTAAATTGGGGTGCAACCCTTCCGCGATTGCGTGAGATGGCCAGTCAGATCGGTCCGAATTATTCACTGGCTATTGAGTTGTGGAAAGAAGATGTCCGTGAGTGTAAAATTTTGGCAACGATGCTGATGCCGCCAAAAGAAATGCTTCCGGAGGTAGTTGATATTTGGATGGAGCAGACAACTACGCTTGAAATAGCCGAACAGGCTGCATTTAATCTTTATCAGTATCTTGATTATGCTTCCATAAAAGCATATCAGTGGCTGTCGTCTCCTGACGTCTTAACTCAAGTATGTGGCTATCATGTGATTTCTCGCTTGTTTATGAGAAAATACGAGCCTAACGAACGTGATATTAACGAGTTTATAGATCAAGCTCTTGTCGCTTTGATGTCTTCTGAACCACCACTTCAAAAAGCCGCTATGCAAAGTGTTATTCGCTTTTCTCAATTAGGTCTTGTGTATAAGCGTATAGCGCAATCAGCATTGTCAAGAATAGGGCTCGATTTTCTGTCTTGATTTGCATAATAAAGGTTAAAAATAGAAAGAAAATACCTAAAACACTTTGCTGGTATTATAAATATTAGTACTTTTGCACGTGTGTTTTTCATGGTATTAGATTATTAAGGTTAATTTTGGAAATTAAATTGTCGTGAGACAAAAGATTTCCGCAAGTCCACTTGCA
The sequence above is a segment of the Prevotella sp. E9-3 genome. Coding sequences within it:
- a CDS encoding cell division ATP-binding protein FtsE; the protein is MLVEYKNATICQQDGSTVLRDVNFKVDEGEFVYLIGRVGSGKSSLLKTIYFELDVDEADEATVLGTNLKTLRRRDIPTLRRQMGIVFQDFQLLADRTVYKNLRFVLRATGWKKSEVDDRIEEVLTLVDMKDKMLCLPHELSGGEQQRVAIARALLNSPKMIVADEPTGNLDPETATNIMELLREISQSGTAVIMTTHNIPLLDKYPGIVYKCQNGKVEEVTGDYNNMIIAEED
- the hisIE gene encoding bifunctional phosphoribosyl-AMP cyclohydrolase/phosphoribosyl-ATP diphosphatase HisIE, encoding MNIDFNKCGGLVPAIIQDANTKNVLMLGYMNEEAFQKTLDTKKVTFWSRSRQCLWTKGETSGNFLDLVSIKVDCDNDTLLVKAIPHGPTCHTGTDTCWGEDNNDNNIAFLSELQDFIEKRHEQMPEGSYTTKLFKDGVNKMAQKVGEEALETVIEATNGTKEHLVYEASDMLYHLIVLLTSKGLRIEDLAEELHRRHDPSWDAQRRKAKAEGTME
- a CDS encoding AraC family transcriptional regulator translates to MTVDKIDIQEGRESSYRRLVRPRMMDELKKGILRQIAVKRKYRNPNYNARKLAEDLQTNVRYISAVVRVQFHMNYSSFVNKYRVEEAKSILADQRYFDLKLEDVGDMVGFAHRQSFYAAFQKYTGMTPKAYRNHYLDNENQI
- the hisF gene encoding imidazole glycerol phosphate synthase subunit HisF; this encodes MALARRIIPCLDVKNGETVKGVNFVGLRSAGDPVELGKAYSKAGADELVFLDITASFEGRKTFTDMVTRVAKEINIPFTVGGGINELSDVERLLYAGADKVSVNSAAIRHPELIEQISERFGSQVCVCAIDARFDEDGWHCYLKGGRERTERGLFEWAHEAQERGAGEILFTSMDHDGVKNGYANEALAQLADSLSIPIIASGGAGKKEHFLDAFKIGHADAALAASVFHFGEIPIPELKMYLRNEGVDIRV
- a CDS encoding aspartate kinase, which encodes MKVMKFGGTSVGSPQRMQEVTQLVTKSGQPVFVVLSAMSGTTNSLVEISDYLYKKNADGANEVINRLEQKYQRHLDELYTVEEIKQQTADFLREEFQYLRSFTKELFTSFEEKSIVAQGEMMSTNMVVNYMRQQGIDAVLLNALDFMRTDKNAEPDPIYIKEKLTAILEKEGQHQVYITQGFICRNAYGEIDNLQRGGSDYTASLIGAAINAEEIQIWTDIDGMHNNDPRVVDKTSPVHQLHFEEAAELAYFGAKILHPTCVQPAKYAGIPVRLLNTMDPEAEGTTISNTTEYGKIKAVAAKDNIIAIKIKSSRMLLATGFLRKVFEIFESYQTPIDMVCTSEVGVSMSIDNSAHLGEIVDELKKYGTVTVDTGMCIICVVGDLDWSNIGFETRVLEAMKSIPVRMISYGGSNYNISFLIREEDKKRALQMLSDTLFNN
- the purU gene encoding formyltetrahydrofolate deformylase, which translates into the protein MKPTAILLLHCPDQQGIISEVTKFITDNKGNIVYLDQYVDKLDGMFFMRIEWELEGFLIPREKLYEYITTLYAQRYKMKFSLYYSDKRPRMAIFVSKMSHCLYDLLARWKAGEFDVDIPCIVSNHEDLRYVAEQFGIPYYVWSIKKDHSNKAEVERAEMELLKNEDISFIVLARYMQIISDEMIAAYPHHIINIHHSFLPAFIGAKPYHQAWERGVKIIGATSHYVTAELDAGPIIEQDVTRITHKDTPESLVLKGKDLEKIVLSHAVAKHIQRKILTYKNKTIIFS
- a CDS encoding dipeptidyl peptidase 3, with the protein product MTIDNFRYVDERFADLQMLRYRLNGFEKLTIDEKKYIYCLAKASLFGRDITFDQFGAYNLRIRKVLELIYTDASIDHDTEEFRQLEIYLKRLWFSNGIYHHYGSLKFVPGFSKGYFSKCLYCVDPKRLPLSDKQTVKALLEELIPVIFDKDYLSKRVNKTDGEDLVKTSACHFYEGVTQQEAEDFYNTQKSSYINEPEPPSFGLNSTLVKSEDGTLYEDVWSIKGRYGKALSQIVFWLNNAKQYANSDEQKSIISSLVSYYETGDLQYFNDYCKKWVSCLDGKVDFINGFIEVYGDPLGLKGTWEGLVEYVDEEATRRTQLISDNAQWFEDNSPVESRFRKKVVKGVSAKVICAAMLGGDEYPSTAIGINLPNADWIRAEYGSKSITISNITDAYTKAAKGNGFREEFVIDSDTLSMIEHYADTLDNLHTDLHECLGHGSGQLLQGVDPDALKAYGNTIEEARADLFGLYYIADQKMVELGLVPNSEAYKAQYYTYMMNGLITQLVRIERGCNIEEAHMLNRALIAHWCLENGTAMRLVKKAGNTYLEISDYCQLRELIAKLLAEVQRIKSEGDFMAARQLVEQYAVKVDADLHDEVLHRYEKLNLAPYKGFLNPMLLPQYDARGEIVDIVPYYGESLAQQMLRYSSEYGTLI
- the lysA gene encoding diaminopimelate decarboxylase produces the protein MKGVFPLNKFAKLRTPFYYYDTELLRTTLRAINDEASKHEGFIVHYAIKANANPKILRYIREAGLGADCVSGGEVEAALKAGFSNDKIVYAGVGKSDWEINLGLDNDIFCFNVESIPELEIINELAGQKGKVARIAFRLNPNVGAHTHANITTGLAENKFGIAMRDMETVIELASQMEHVKFVGLHFHIGSQILDMGDFQALCNRINELQTQLESHHIRVEHINVGGGLGIDYQHPNRVPIPDFKAYFDTYAKKLKLRPGQTLHFELGRAVVAQCGSLITRTLYIKKGAQKQFAIVDAGFTDLIRPALYQAYHKIENISSDDVNETYDVVGPICESTDVFAKQIDLNTTHRGDYLAIRSTGAYGEIMASGYNCRQLPMGYTSDELL
- a CDS encoding glycosyltransferase — protein: MKVLHIYPPKSPSIVQYVSMLVGNDEALQTDDPKALRQLCTEQHPVIVHQHGCLNEDITNACLWARLQGIRIVLTPHGQLQPWEIDGAKTTKSLYLRKLQQLVSHAYTIIARSPMEAENLRKLNWNTRIETVANPIITRTTTTDNLVNSHQIIYRQVMDSNVLELMDTNTRNALRTLIKAAITQDERWVKPFESSSVNWHHLLIYAHQEGIASYVQQGLFVLRINIPAIESSPIYLPTLYKKPKPMGTIPLVDIINNIYELFQQHQLSLLPLVELNQALRRDDVEDDILMQQLSAEKLDVFLQAILPVVQEQTGLDEGFMPCQPTENSITRKIREQITKHLEI
- the hisA gene encoding 1-(5-phosphoribosyl)-5-[(5-phosphoribosylamino)methylideneamino]imidazole-4-carboxamide isomerase, which gives rise to MKQIELIPAIDIIDGQCVRLTKGDYDQKTVYRNSPADVAKEFEDLGFKRLHVVDLDGAKSKHIVNDRVLSEITSNTNLIVDFGGGIKTEDDLAKAFGAGASMVTVGSVAVTYPHLLEEWINKYGPERIILGADVRNGVISINGWKEDSNEALLPFLEKYISMGVKNVLCTEISKDGTLSGPAIQLYTEVMRAYPQLHLIASGGVSSQADIESLDAAGIPAVVFGKAIYEGRINLSELWHWHDA
- the hisH gene encoding imidazole glycerol phosphate synthase subunit HisH, whose translation is MNVAIVKYNAGNIYSVVNALSRLGIDPILTDDAEALQKADRVLFPGQGEARGAMEYLKARKLDEVICSLKQPVLGICVGQQLLCKHSEEGDVDCIGIFNAEVKRFCPIRHEDKVPCMGWNRLFNTTSPLMKGIEGNYVYFVHSYYVPLCEETIATADYIHPYSAALHKDNFYATQFHPEKSGSVGEQILKNFLSL